Within Streptomyces sp. SS1-1, the genomic segment ACGAGGCCGAGGGCAACGTCGAGAAGGCCGTCGAGGCGCTCCGCATCAAGGGCCAGAAGGGCGTCGCCAAGCGCGAGGGCCGCTCCGCCGAGAACGGCGCCGTGGTCTCGATCATCGCCGACGACAACTCCTCCGGTGTCCTCGTCGAGCTGAAGTGCGAGACGGACTTCGTCGCCAAGGGCGAGAAGTTCCAGGCCGTGGCCAACGCCATCGCCGAGCACGTCGCCAAGACCTCCCCGGCCGACATCGAGGCCCTGCTCGCCTCCGAGATCGAGCCCGGCAAGACCGTCCAGGCGTACGTGGACGAGGCCAACGCCAACCTCGGCGAGAAGATCGTCCTGGACCGCTTCGCCCAGTTCGGCGACGGCTACGTGACGGCGTACATGCACCGCACGATGCCCGACCTGCCCCCGCAGATCGGTGTCCTCGTCGAGCTCGACAAGCCGAACGCCGAGATCGCCAAGGGCGTCGCCCAGCACATCGCCGCCTTCGCGCCGAAGTACCTCTCCAAGGAGGACGTGCCGGCCGAGGTCGTCGAGTCCGAGCGCCGCGTCGCCGAGGAGACCACCCGCGCCGAGGGCAAGCCCGAGGCCGCCCTGCCGAAGATCGTCGAGGGTCGCCTCAACGGCTTCTTCAAGGACGCCACGCTGCTCGGTCAGCCTTACGCGCTCGACAACAAGAAGTCCGTCCAGAAGGTCCTGGACGAGGCCGGTGTCACCCTGAAGCGCTTCACGCGCATCAAGGTCGGCATCTGAGTCCGTACCGCGCTCGACGCCCCGCCCCTATAGGGTCGAAGGCAGTCGATGGCGGACGCCGCCACCGCGCTCGCGCGGGTGACGGACGACAGCAGATCTGACGAGGAGGCCATTGCCGCGCATGGGATGCGAACACACCCCAACCGGCAATGGCCTTTCTCGCATGTGCACCCAGTAACAAAGGCGGGATCTCGATGACCACCAAGGCCCAGAAGAGCGACGACGGCAAAGTACACGGCCGGTTTCTGCTGAAGCTGTCCGGAGAGGCCTTCTCCGGCGGCGGGGGACTCGGTGTCGACCCGGACGTGGTGCACAAGATCGCCCGTGAGATCGCGGCCGTCGTCCGCGACGGCGCGGAGATCGCCGTCGTCATCGGCGGCGGCAACTTCTTCCGCGGCGCCGAACTCCAGCAGCGCGGCATGGACCGCGCGCGCTCCGACTACATGGGCATGCTCGGCACCGTGATGAACTGCCTCGCCCTCCAGGACTTCCTGGAGAAGGAAGGCATCGACAGCCGGGTCCAGACCGCCATCACCATGGGGCAGGTCGCCGAGCCGTACATCCCGCTGCGCGCCGTGCGCCACCTGGAGAAGGGCCGCGTGGTCATCTTCGGCGCGGGCATGGGCATGCCGTACTTCTCCACCGACACCACCGCCGCGCAGCGCGCCCTGGAGATCGACGCCGAGGCGCTGCTCATGGGCAAGAACGGCGTCGACGGGGTCTACGACTCCGACCCGAAGACCAACCCGGACGCCGTCAAGTTCGACTCCCTCGGATACGGCGAGGTCATCACCCGGGACCTCAAGGTCGCCGACGCCACGGCGATCACTCTGTGCCGCGACAACAAGCTCCCGATCCTCGTCTTCGAGCTTCTGGCGGAGGGCAATATCGCCCGTGCCGTCAAGGGTGAGAAGATCGGCACGCTGGTGGGTGAGCAGGGAGGCCGGGGCTGACGCCTCGGCACCGACCCGTCCGAGGGACGGACGGGACGGACCCTGGCCGGGGGATGGACAATGTCCTGCCGGTCGGGAACCGTGCAGGAAGAAGACGCGACGCAGCCGGCCGCCGCCCCCCACAGGAACCGCAGCCGGGCCTTTCACTCAAGACACGCAGGAGCAAGTGGTGATCGAAGAGACCCTCCTCGAGGCCGAGGAGAAGATGGAGAAGGCCGTCGTGGTCGCCAAGGAGGACTTCGCCGCGATCCGCACCGGGCGTGCGCACCCGGCGATGTTCAACAAGATCGTGGCCGACTACTACGGTGCGCCGACGCCGATCAACCAGCTGGCCTCGTTCTCCGTGCCGGAGCCGCGCATGGCGGTCGTCACCCCGTTCGACAAGAGCGCGCTGCGCAACATCGAGCAGGCGATCCGCGACTCCGACCTCGGCGTCAACCCGAGCAACGACGGCAACATCATCCGGGTGGTGTTCCCCGAGCTCACCGAGGAGCGCCGCCGCGACTACATCAAGGTCGCCAAGGGCAAGGGCGAGGACGCCAAGGTGTCCATCCGCTCGGTCCGCCGCAAGGCCAAGGACGCCATCGACAAGCTGATCAAGGACGGCGAGATCGGCGAGGACGAGGGCCGGCGTGCGGAGAAGGAGCTCGACGACACCACCCACAAATACGTCGCTCAGGTGGACGAGCTGCTGAAGCACAAGGAAGCCGAGCTGCTCGAGGTCTGATGAACGACTCTTCCTGGGGCGCGCCGACCGGGGCCGGGCAGGCCGGGTACTGGGGGCCCGACGATCGAGGACCTGTCCAAGGGGCCGACCCGGCGGGTCCCGCGTACGATGCGCCTCAGGCGCAGCAGACTCGCCCCATGCCCAT encodes:
- the tsf gene encoding translation elongation factor Ts, whose translation is MANYTAADVKKLRELTGAGMMDCKKALDEAEGNVEKAVEALRIKGQKGVAKREGRSAENGAVVSIIADDNSSGVLVELKCETDFVAKGEKFQAVANAIAEHVAKTSPADIEALLASEIEPGKTVQAYVDEANANLGEKIVLDRFAQFGDGYVTAYMHRTMPDLPPQIGVLVELDKPNAEIAKGVAQHIAAFAPKYLSKEDVPAEVVESERRVAEETTRAEGKPEAALPKIVEGRLNGFFKDATLLGQPYALDNKKSVQKVLDEAGVTLKRFTRIKVGI
- the pyrH gene encoding UMP kinase; translated protein: MTTKAQKSDDGKVHGRFLLKLSGEAFSGGGGLGVDPDVVHKIAREIAAVVRDGAEIAVVIGGGNFFRGAELQQRGMDRARSDYMGMLGTVMNCLALQDFLEKEGIDSRVQTAITMGQVAEPYIPLRAVRHLEKGRVVIFGAGMGMPYFSTDTTAAQRALEIDAEALLMGKNGVDGVYDSDPKTNPDAVKFDSLGYGEVITRDLKVADATAITLCRDNKLPILVFELLAEGNIARAVKGEKIGTLVGEQGGRG
- the frr gene encoding ribosome recycling factor encodes the protein MIEETLLEAEEKMEKAVVVAKEDFAAIRTGRAHPAMFNKIVADYYGAPTPINQLASFSVPEPRMAVVTPFDKSALRNIEQAIRDSDLGVNPSNDGNIIRVVFPELTEERRRDYIKVAKGKGEDAKVSIRSVRRKAKDAIDKLIKDGEIGEDEGRRAEKELDDTTHKYVAQVDELLKHKEAELLEV